The Augochlora pura isolate Apur16 unplaced genomic scaffold, APUR_v2.2.1 APUR_unplaced_2378, whole genome shotgun sequence genome window below encodes:
- the LOC144477617 gene encoding uncharacterized protein LOC144477617 — translation MLTLSCKDDDVDMSIAGESKKAQQLMTVLTDMMKKAGIYEKYGVDRYLGAIGLSVHPSFRGAALGGHILGVR, via the exons ATGCTCACTCTGAGCTGCAAGGACGACGACGTTGATATGTCGATTGCTGGCGAG TCGAAAAAGGCTCAGCAGCTGATGACCGTGCTTACGGACATGATGAAGAAGGCAGGCATTTATGAGAAGTACGGCGTGGATAGATACTTGGGTGCCATCGGCCTGTCGGTGCATCCGTCGTTTAGAGGCGCTGCTCTGGGCGGACATATTCTCGGCGTCAGGTGA